A part of Streptomyces sp. DSM 40750 genomic DNA contains:
- a CDS encoding glutaminyl-peptide cyclotransferase, whose amino-acid sequence MRALLVYPAIAVVALAGAMLVPSCETDRGSPLRRQAAARPAADRVEQLGVKVLETLPHDPKAYTQGLEMRGRTLYEGTGMAGESSIRLGPPGRPPTVRADLPTPLFGEGITVLGPTLWQLTWRDHVAIERDARTLAELRRVPYAQEGWGVCHQPRRGRLVTSDGSSRLTFRDPRTLAATGDIAVTLHGRPVPQLNELECVGGSVYANVWPSNRIVRVNADTGSVTAEIDASGLLASRQQHTDLLNGIAAVPGTDEFLLTGKWWPKMFRVAFVAR is encoded by the coding sequence ATGCGTGCACTTTTGGTGTACCCGGCCATCGCGGTTGTGGCCCTGGCGGGCGCGATGCTCGTCCCCTCGTGTGAAACGGACCGCGGCTCACCGCTCCGGCGGCAGGCCGCCGCCAGGCCCGCCGCCGATCGCGTCGAGCAACTGGGGGTCAAGGTCCTCGAAACCCTGCCTCATGACCCCAAGGCCTACACCCAGGGCCTCGAGATGAGGGGCCGCACGCTCTACGAGGGGACCGGCATGGCCGGGGAGTCGTCGATCCGTCTGGGTCCGCCCGGCCGGCCTCCCACCGTCCGTGCCGACCTGCCGACACCCCTGTTCGGGGAGGGAATCACCGTTCTCGGGCCGACACTGTGGCAGTTGACCTGGCGCGACCACGTCGCGATCGAACGCGACGCCAGGACACTGGCGGAGCTGCGCCGGGTCCCCTACGCGCAGGAGGGCTGGGGTGTGTGCCACCAGCCCCGGCGCGGGCGGCTGGTCACCAGTGACGGCTCTTCCCGGCTCACGTTCCGGGACCCGCGGACGCTGGCCGCAACGGGGGACATCGCCGTCACCCTCCACGGTCGCCCGGTGCCACAGCTCAACGAGCTGGAATGCGTGGGCGGCAGCGTGTACGCCAATGTCTGGCCCTCCAACCGGATCGTGCGCGTCAACGCCGACACCGGCTCGGTGACCGCGGAGATCGACGCGTCAGGGCTGTTGGCTTCGAGGCAACAGCACACCGACCTTCTGAACGGCATCGCCGCCGTCCCCGGCACCGACGAGTTCCTGCTCACCGGCAAATGGTGGCCCAAGATGTTCCGGGTGGCCTTCGTCGCCAGGTGA
- a CDS encoding acyl carrier protein: MRKRSPAARLTTTAVLTLAITGAGVLPAHAYDRAPGVSGDAAYRLDISADRLTTDYDERTVDLTGVLTRPDGTPVADAPVEVGQSVLYNTWNPWGDPIDPTERESRSLGTVRTDDQGRFTLSGVSADRWEERASLFLSPRHEVEFHASYDPAEDPTDRDIVFARAGVAVKPVASGITYKVNKARVRAGDTLVVTGKVTWPAGHGPVAGTRVFLRTYFESQYNAQTTTDAKGNFTVRAKIRGYDREFVILSAPADYYIAKASKALPVRNVTP, translated from the coding sequence GTGCGCAAGCGTTCACCGGCGGCCCGCCTGACCACGACCGCAGTCCTCACCCTGGCCATCACCGGCGCGGGTGTGCTGCCCGCCCACGCATACGACCGCGCACCCGGCGTTTCCGGGGACGCGGCCTATCGGCTGGACATCTCGGCCGACAGACTCACGACCGACTACGACGAGCGGACGGTCGATCTGACCGGTGTGTTGACCCGGCCCGACGGCACTCCCGTGGCCGACGCGCCGGTCGAGGTCGGGCAGTCCGTGCTCTACAACACCTGGAACCCATGGGGGGATCCCATCGATCCGACCGAGCGGGAGAGCCGGAGTCTGGGGACCGTACGGACCGACGACCAAGGGCGGTTCACGCTGTCCGGGGTATCGGCGGACCGGTGGGAGGAGAGGGCGAGTCTCTTTCTCAGTCCTCGTCATGAGGTGGAGTTCCACGCCTCCTACGATCCCGCGGAGGACCCGACGGACCGCGACATTGTCTTCGCCCGTGCGGGGGTTGCCGTCAAGCCCGTCGCCAGCGGCATCACGTACAAGGTCAACAAGGCCAGGGTGCGTGCCGGGGACACACTCGTCGTCACCGGGAAGGTGACCTGGCCCGCCGGGCACGGGCCGGTCGCCGGTACGCGGGTGTTCCTGCGGACGTACTTCGAGAGCCAGTACAACGCGCAGACCACGACCGACGCCAAGGGGAACTTCACCGTCCGGGCCAAGATCCGGGGATACGACAGGGAGTTCGTGATCCTCTCGGCCCCTGCCGACTACTACATCGCCAAGGCGAGCAAGGCCCTTCCGGTGAGGAACGTCACGCCGTAG
- a CDS encoding outer membrane protein assembly factor BamB family protein, whose product MGRRDGHTVSRRQALRLAGTGLGLAVLGAGAWGCTPEEETSASGGDTTPGGGKGGDTDKGGDTFSTPPPGTAPKPLWQQKTTNQNLAGIHALAVFGDTVVVSGDPLVGRDVVSGKEKWSRPGVTIPGAKLIAGGGTLYLASAEYDGDVVGLDAATGKETWRSRLGKEYEQPRPIAADDRHVYVLAGILEEDLSSPTNVIAAIDTTSGKVAWREQRDKGTEEFGITAAVVGGRLAYTDFRKNVTVRDTTTGRQLWTKKIGRSNYYRFAVHEDMLIVPDGQRLRAFALASGTERWSLANEKFTWFNDPQVLDGVLYASDSAFGMWAVDPGTGKQIWHNKDLVGKAAEAWQFAKVGGTLYGATEHDKNGGVHAFDTATGKLRWTYNDKTGENQKWYVLPAGKRLAVMHGKRLYALPAV is encoded by the coding sequence ATGGGCAGACGTGACGGGCACACGGTGTCACGCAGGCAGGCGCTCAGGCTGGCCGGGACGGGCCTCGGCCTGGCCGTGCTGGGGGCAGGCGCATGGGGGTGCACCCCCGAAGAGGAAACGAGCGCGTCAGGCGGCGACACAACTCCTGGCGGAGGCAAGGGAGGTGACACCGACAAGGGCGGTGACACCTTCAGCACCCCGCCCCCGGGCACCGCGCCCAAGCCTCTGTGGCAGCAGAAGACAACCAACCAGAACTTGGCCGGGATCCACGCGCTCGCGGTCTTCGGCGACACAGTCGTGGTGTCGGGTGACCCGCTGGTGGGACGTGACGTCGTCAGCGGCAAGGAGAAGTGGTCACGGCCGGGCGTCACCATTCCCGGCGCCAAGCTGATCGCCGGCGGCGGGACGCTCTATCTCGCCAGCGCCGAGTACGACGGCGACGTGGTGGGCCTCGATGCGGCCACGGGCAAGGAGACCTGGCGCAGCCGCCTGGGCAAGGAGTACGAGCAGCCGCGCCCCATCGCGGCCGACGACCGCCATGTCTACGTCCTCGCCGGGATCCTGGAGGAGGACCTCTCGTCGCCGACCAACGTGATCGCCGCGATCGACACCACCTCCGGCAAGGTCGCCTGGCGTGAGCAGCGCGACAAGGGGACAGAGGAGTTCGGCATCACGGCCGCGGTCGTCGGCGGGCGCCTCGCGTACACCGATTTCCGGAAGAACGTGACCGTCCGCGACACGACGACGGGCCGGCAGCTCTGGACGAAGAAGATCGGCAGATCCAACTACTACCGCTTCGCCGTGCACGAGGACATGCTGATCGTGCCGGACGGGCAGCGGCTGCGGGCGTTCGCGCTGGCCTCGGGCACGGAGCGCTGGTCGTTGGCGAATGAGAAGTTCACGTGGTTCAACGATCCGCAGGTCCTGGACGGGGTGCTCTACGCCTCCGACAGCGCGTTCGGCATGTGGGCGGTGGACCCCGGAACGGGCAAGCAGATCTGGCACAACAAGGACCTGGTGGGCAAGGCTGCGGAGGCGTGGCAGTTCGCCAAGGTGGGCGGCACGCTGTACGGCGCGACCGAGCACGACAAGAACGGCGGCGTGCACGCCTTCGACACGGCGACCGGGAAGCTGCGCTGGACGTACAACGACAAAACCGGTGAGAACCAGAAGTGGTACGTGCTCCCGGCGGGCAAGCGGCTGGCCGTGATGCACGGCAAGCGGCTGTACGCGCTGCCGGCCGTCTGA